Genomic DNA from Channa argus isolate prfri chromosome 2, Channa argus male v1.0, whole genome shotgun sequence:
ATGTTTTTAACtctctgaagaaaagacatcTTATCAGTGTTGCCAGACCCTTTTATAGGAATGTATGATATAGGAGAGGGAGCAATAGCAAGATGACCTTCACTGGCTATCACCCATCGAACATTGTAAACCAAAGGAAGATTCAAATATTTGGCCAAAATGACTCCAGCCCCCCAGCAGGGGTCAGTGAGTAACAGGTCAAACTTGCTGTCTTTCAATTTTCTCATCAGCTCCTGCTCATCTAGCACTGCTGATACAAATTCACCCACAATCCTGTGAATGTCAACTAACACAAAGAACATTCCTACAGTTATGTGGAGAAAACTCGATAAAGGaagtgcttctctttcaaattCAATGAAGTCAGAAAAGAAGTTTGTGTTTAACACCTTATCCAAGTACCTGTCCATTTGAACTGTGTAGGCAGTGTAATAAGAGGAGTTGTCCTTAATGTACCAGCTTTTGTTGGAGAGCACAATTGTTACATTGTGTCCTCTTGAATGCAGAGCTTGAAGTAGAATATCCATGTTTATCCAGTGGCTGCCTTCATTAGGCATGACCAAGATGTTTCCAGCTTTACAGACTCTGGGATCGaggaaaagcagcagcaggaaagcactgtagcaaaacagcagctTCATCTGACATGAAAGCCATGAACAATTCATTAACaataaatttttacatttaagattAACTTAACAAGAAATTTACATTCTAACAGCTTGTCAATACTGCACAAATCTATTGATATAACTGTAACTTATTTATTGCTTTCAAGGTTCACTTCATACTGTACTGAATACCCCCATCACTCCATtgttgcaaaaacattttcatcctttttttccaACAGATCAAAGTTTTACATTACTTTGATAGTTTTATAACAATCAAACTTGTGGCTGATCTTAAGCTAAGAATACATTGAGGTATTTCATGTCTGTATAAATCAGGATTATATATCAATGCTTTTTGCAAAAGTACATCAACATGTATCATGCTTTACTCCAGTTTACTGCAGCACAGTACCACTTTTAAATTTTCCATTGACTATGCTTAAAAGTCTACTTAAAAGAACTATTTACATAGACTATACTAgtaaatttataatttttaatttgtttttacttactgTAGTTTATCGAGGCTATTTTGTTATTCCACACAGCAGTGATCTCAAGTTGATAGACATCCACTTAGTGCCACATCTGTACAGGCTGGAAATCTAGAGTTTGCAGTTATGCAATCCACAGGGGAGGGGCTGAGCCACAGTTCAGGTTATACTTCCCCCTAAAGGATTAAACGCAACGGCTGGATTTGTCTCAAAACAACAATGCATTTATATACAATTAAAGAAACATATCTGAGAGCAAAACTTTGCTACTTgcaataaaaaacagttttgaggggtttttttGCAAGTCAACGACTTTTGTAGATTAAAATCTTTTGCTTGTTCGTTCACGTTTTGCAAGGTTAGGTTTATGTGAGCATAATAAGGTGATCGATGAAGTTTCTACTGGTTGGTTTGACACCCATAATGCCCTCACTGTCAGCGCTCGATTGCACAGAAGGGAGACTTCCGTTTACCAGAGTAGCGCAAAACCCACTGACCTTTCCTAGCGGATAGGCCTAATTTTGTTTACGCACTTATAAACTAATATAAGGTAACCAAACGGTAGTTTCAGCATCTAGCTAAACTTCTGCTGTTAGCCTCAGCCGTATAAACAGTGTAAGCCAAAGATAACTGCATTCATAGACTGGGTGAATATttagaagaaaattaaaaatacttaaaaaaatatgattgaaATGTCATAATGCAGAGGGTTTGGAATACTACTAAAATGTGTCAATAGGTGGCAGTGCAAGATAAAGAATGAATTTTGGCTCTAGTTTGTGTTCAGCCTGTGCATGCAGATGGCTATGACTTGTAATGTGAGAttgtggttgaggtgtttaatCAAACACCCGTCTAAGTGGATAATTCCACAAACTTATGCTATTGATACTGTCAAGgtaataattttgtttcttcTATTTTCAGAATGGAAAACTTACAGCCAACACACCCTCAGGTAAGTTCTCATTATATTTGTTGGGTAAGTAGAGACTGTGTGGCAGTAATGCATGACACTTTAATGAACTTTAACCAGTTGAACATTTTTTGGGGTACTGTTACACTTTCACTTTAACTATGTCTGCACATGTAAAATCCCTTTACAGTATGATGCACATCAGGCCACAGAGGCTACGTGACATCAGTTGTCTTTGATTTTAAGGGCCATTCCCTATAAACCTcagggaaagagaaagggacAGAGTCTGGCTATGGAACCACCCTCAGTATAGAGTGATATAATCAGGTAGAAAGGCCTGGCCCCATGTAAATTAGACATTAAACCACGTCATGTGAATCTCACTTTACATGCAGTTTATATATCTCTTTTAATTTTAAGGAAAACACTTTACAATGATGGTACTATAATGAcagcaatatttatttaatcagaTCCGTTTTGTTGAGCTTTGTTGTAAGATAGGGTGTATGGTTAAGGAAAATTATGTTCTGTTGAGCTCTTTTCTCTGGAATGTACTTGGACATATTGTATTGAGTTTGAAAGTGagttcattttattattgttctGAAATAATACAGGTCCTTCACTGGATTGTTCAGGAGCATGAAATGATTGCGAACCAGAAGCCACAGTACtgcaatatatatatgtgtgtgtgtgtgtgtgtatatatacacacacacacacacacacacacacacacacacacacatatatatctTTCTCAAGTGTCCACATGATTCCACCCCCAACAGATGAGTTCATATTTATGCAGGAAGGACTGGGAAAGACTGTGTCAGTGACATCTGACTTTACACATTTAGAGGTATTCTGGATGCTGAAGCAAGAACATTACCTAGTGTATGGAAGCACATCATGCTCATAATACTAATGGCTATTCATTTTGTAATTGGcaattcaattttcattttggccatgcaatttgaaaatgcattatgCAATTGGCTATTCATTATGCAAAGTGGTAATTCAATACTAAATTCAGTTTGAATTGTTTGGGTAAAAGTTTTTAATGAAAGCTAAATCAATAGCTATTTATATagctatgttttttttgtaatctttaTTCAATTGGCAATTCAATTTGCATTTAGCATTTCATTATGCAGTGTcatcatttaatttgaaattcattttacaATTGGCGAATCAGTTATGCAAAGTAGCAATTCAATCCTCAATTTAGTTTGAATCATCTggaatacattttcatataaaaGCTAAATCAATTGCATTTCAAAATGCGATGGCTTTTTGTAGTCTTCATTTATtggcaattttattttcaattggCATTTCAATATGCAGTTTAGTtatgcaattttaaaatgcattattcaATTGACAATTCCATATTAAAAGCTTGAATTAGATCTTTTATtaagtttgaattattttatattattcatttattcattaaacccattgaataaaagcaaaataaactgCATGTCATGCCATGGTTTGCCAACTACGCCACTGTAAGTTCAACCAGCCTAAACAATGAAAGCAAGGAGAACCAGGCAATCAGATGATGATCACCAAACGACACAGCCGAAGGAAGTTAATGTTAGCCTGCTTGCTATTGCTACTCTGCAACACAGACTTTAAGCCAGACACTGAAatcaaggaaaaacaaaaaaatcttagGGGTGTGTCATACCAGGTGCAGCTGTGGTTCTGCCTTGATGAGAGGACTGACAGATTGCATTGcaatttgtgttttgacacCAGCAGAGCCACTTTGCATATTGAATTGCCAATTGTAAATTGCAGTTGTCAGTAGGCAACATTGTTTGCTCGCTCTAGAGGTGCGTTCTCCTTCCTaaagttgatttatttgtattgtcCCAGTTGGCCCTTGAGTGAAGTCCCAGTGGTTCAAGTAAGCAAGTGAAGGAATCAAAAGATTTTAGAGCACTTCCGAGATTTCCTCCTAGAACTAGAAGCTACGTACAGTAATTTAAAGCAGGTACTCATGTCTGTTGTGTGAATCATTTCTTCTCCAAATAAACATCAGATAACTATAATTAAGAattgaaaaaaatgctgttaaatCAAATTGcatataaaagtatttttttatatagtttttaaattttgtatttcttttgaatttttttttaaacctgtttgGTGCCACAGCAGGAGAAACTTTAACTGTACCTTCAGTTATGCAATGGATAACTCACAGACATCTGCTACTGGCAGATCAAAATCACAGTCAAATTTGACTATTGCTGTCTGAACTTCATGCctacacacactgtatgttaCCCAAGTGTCAGTGCCTGCTCAGACATGATCACATTCCCAGTAGCCCATATCAGAGACTATGAATCCTTCAAAACAGTTCTGCAAACCGATTTTAGGTACAGTGCAGTATTTCATAGAGTGTGATGAACAGGTTTAGATTTCAAATTGTATGCAAGGATTGAGTACTGTTTTATGATAAAGTTTCTATTCATTAGTGAAAAAAACTTTCATACTCATTTAATACCAACGATCAATGGCGTAGCCTTGTTATGATTTCAGTGTCCaaaacaaaatactgacaaATAAAACTATCCATTCAGTGATCCTTTATTTGTGGCTACTTAAAAGCCCAGACTGGTTTTCAAACTAGCACGTAAGATGTGGGCCACTTTTTGCAAAAAGTGAGGTTAACTGAAGGACATGCATATAGATATCCCGTCCAAGAGAATAGGGAGTTACTTGCTGCACTGCAGCGAGACCCTGAACTGACAAGGGGGCACGGCTCCTCTGCCACAGTTACTCCATGTTCGGGATTAGTACTGTCAGCTTCTGACATCACAGTTTTCAGACCAGCCGGCAGAGGAGTTGAGAGTAGCGTGAATAGGGCCAATGAGCTTGAACTGAATCAACTTGTTCTTTACCCGGTTTGATACTGCAGCCCTTGGCTCTGATGGCTCCCCTGACACCTGTCCGCAACCACCCCGGCCCCCACTTCTTCCCCCTCCGGATAATGCCTCCACTAATTGTAGTGGCCCTTCACCCCGCTCTCCTGATACGTATTACAATGGCTGTCTTTCCACACTGAATATGGATTCCAGCTCCACACTGAATATGGACTCCAGCTTCACACTGCATGTGGAGTCCAGCTCTCTGCACTGGACTTTGAATCTTGGGACTGTGACAggaaaggctagagagttggttgacatgatgcagagaaggaaggtggatatactgtttGTCCAGGAGGCCAGGTGGAatggtagcaaggctagaagcttaggagcagggttcaagatGTTTTACCGTGGTGTGGATGGGAAGGAATATTCCCGAGGGGAAACCTGCTGTTCACAGGTGCTCTATATTGAGCAAATCTCCGTTTTTCACAAAGCTTATAAGGCAGTTTTGAGATTAAAGTTCTCATAATAACTGGATTGTACATATCATCCAAGAAATCAATGTCCAACATGGCAGTAAGACAGGAAACaagaaacagtgaaaatgagCTAAGTGACTTCTCATCTTCTGCCCATATCTGAGGCCACTGAAAAACCTTGTCTGTATAAGCTGTGTCAGTTTTCAGCTCATTTCCATATTGTTCCTGCAGTTCTGTCATTGCCTCCATGTAACCTCTGTGTGGCTGCATGTGTTGCCAGCTCCTAATAAGATCTCTGGGTTCTCCTCTGGTGTATTGCTCTAAATAATACAGCTTAGCTGCAGGGTTTTCAGTCCTTGTTTCACTGGCATTATTAAATGGTCTCAAAAATGACCGAAACTCCAGAGGGTCTccataaaaaaaactggaatCTCCCCAGGAGGCAGGGGAGAAAGTTGCTGTTGCTTTACAAGAAGCTCTGTATTAACATTCTGTTTTTGCATTACTCTGCAAAGGTCTCCCATGTTATCATTCTGTAGCTGACCTGGCTGGGGAGCTTGAGCTACCCGCAACATTATTTGAGGAACACTAGGTGgagctgacctttgacctggacCCAGCCTTACAAGTCTTGGTGTGGTAGAACTGAGCAGAGCATCCCTTTCTTCATCTTTATCATGagtattcacattttcattcatcCCATCTCTGCAAAATAGAGTTGCAAATCCCTTATCAATTCGTAATCTCAGTGTAGATTCTGCTGTAGCAGTTTCAAGCTCTATTTGTTCTTTCTTAGCTTTGAGTTGTGCTTCTTCAAGCTCTAATACCCACCTtttatcattgcagcagctatTGCCACGAGCGGAGCTCCTCTAGCTTCTTATTTTAGGTGAGCTGAGGAGGCTGATGAAGCTGAAGTATTGGTGCTTCCACTGCCAGATCCTGTTCTAGAAACAGATTTTGCTGACTTTTGCCCAGATGCAGAAACAACTGATATAATATACACATGGCTAACTTCCAGACCAGACTTCAGTGCCATCAAGAGTCTCTCTTTaggttctttctttcttctgcttttatCAACACAGCTTTGAAATCTAATTTGCTTGTTATGCCTGCTATGCATTTTGTTCAACTTCATGAAGAATTTGCAGGACTTCACTATTGGCCTTAACAAACTCTACAAGTAATAGCCTGAAGCTTTTTACCTGAACTTGTTCAACTTCAGTTAAGTTAGTGTAATTTTCCATTACACTTTCAAGCTCTTTAGATTTTGCAGTCAACTGCAGTTTGTACATTCTTGCATTGATCTGCTCCTGAAGTTTATTTTCTAGGGCTTTACTGCTGAGCGTTATCGCCCTCTTTTGGTCATCGTTTGTAACTACAGTTTCTGATCCAACACCATCTGCCATTATGTCCTTGTCAACTTTCCAAGGGCAAACTTTGAGTCAGCTTTAATCCAAGACTTTTTTTACACATCCACACAGCATAACCATTATCGGTAACATCCAGTCTATTTGTATCCACGATGCACAAAGCCTTTTTGACAATGTCATTTTCAATTTTGCTGGCTGTTCTAGCCCCTTGGTTGCATTTTTGATGCATTTCTATTTATTACAAATCTATTGTGCATCCATTTCAAATTAGGGGGTAATTTACATATCCACCCATTTAGATAATTAGATGATGCTTTATTTTTAAGGACACGTGACTAATCTTCCTCTTACTCAGCAGAAATGTATCATACGGAGGAAATCTattataaagcaaaacaaacaaacaaaaactatatatatatatatatatatatatatatatatatatatatatatatatatatatatatatacacacatacataatcCACAGGATTATCCATTACACTTTTGAAGGTCCAAAATTGTCAATAATCCAAATTGAGAAGTAACGTTCAAAAAGGCTGTATTGAGCCAAATTAACTGCAAGGCAATCTCCTTCCTTCACACTTCTGACTCAGAGCCTTGTCTACATCGGTCTTTCCCATTACAATACTAGGAAGTGCACTTAATCCTTAATACTAATAGTCAAATATATTCTACTTTCATTAACACAATGAATTGTCATTAAAAGACTAATAACTATTCACAATTGGCTATTTACAGGTGACAAGTGCTGCTGTTTGTAGATTTACAAGCAGTTTGTACCTGTACAGGTCTCTCTACAGGACCTCacctttaaatgtttcctttttaaatattagttacaccaaaacacacaaactacaaaGATGGGGACAATTCTGGGACAATGTTTGGCACAAGCTTGtccaaaaaatatacagtacgtATAACTGAAAATGGCTCAAAGACAGATTTATAGAACATCAATGTAGTTCatagaaacatttcaacaaataaCGAATatcagacaataaaataactaattagAAAATATTGCCTCTAACACAAAAGACAGAGCTTAACTGTCCAAATGTCCTATAACTATACCATTATTAATatacaaacccgattccaaaaaagttggcacactgtacaaattgtgaataaaaaaggaatgaaataatttacaaatctcataaacttatattcTATTCAGAATACAACATAGATGACATATCACAAAATCAGTCATAAAATTGATGCATatgtttaatatgaaacatCTACATTTGCCTTGACTAGTCCCGTTTCAATTTAGGTTTACACATCGCAGTGTATAAACACCTAACcaagatgaaaataattaaaaacacgaacagcacagctgctgccaGGAACAGAACTACATCCACAGAGTAGTAGGAATACCAGGGCAGTCTGTAGGACTGACTTTTCAGATGTGCTGCACCTTTATGTCTCATGACAAACTCTATCCAGAAGAGGGCGTTATTCAGCGGCTCTATTGGCTGATCTCTATGCAGCCTGGAGAATCTCTGCATGTTCAGCCTGTAGGAGGGGTCAATAAGGACTTCCTGTATGGCATTCAGGAAGTTGTTATCTTTGTCCACTGTTTTAATTTCTAGAAGCTTtgcccctcctctctccttcagtCGCAGCAGGTTGTCATATTGGTCAAAAAATATAGGTAAACCCACAACTGGTACTCCATGGTAAACAGCTTCTTGGACTCCATTAGTTCCTCCATGAGCTACAAAGAGCTTTGTCTTTGGATGTCCCAACAGGTCATTCTGTGGCATCCAGTCCACTATCAAAGTGTTGTTGCCCAGAGTAGCTGGTCTGTTGCCTTTATGTCTCCAGATGACTTTCTGAGGTAGTTTGGCGAAAGCAGCAGCAATCTCATTTGTCATGTCAGCAGGAAGTTCACTCACAAATGTCCCCATTGACATGATGATGACTCCATGTTCCCCTGAACTCTGCACAAAGTCCTCCAAGTCCTGAGGCAGAGGTTTTGCAGGTGTACATTGGAAGCCTCCCATGTACACAACATTAGGCATGGTGGGACGTGGATACTCAAAGGCAAAGTCTACTCTCATCAGCCAAATCTCTGCATCAAGAATTAACTCGTTAAAATCATAATTAGGCCCAAGATATTTGTCACTTATTGGCTGGTATACTAGTTTACCTACCAGGTAGTTTTGTGATTGGGTTATCAGATGCAAAACCATGTTTTGAACTCTCTGATGAAAAGACATCTTATCAGTGTTGCCAGACCCTGTTATAGGAATGTATGATATAGGTGAGGGAGCAATAGCAAGATGACCTTCAGTTGCTATCAGCCAGCGAACATTGTAAACCAAAGGAAGATTCAAATATTTGGCCAAAATGACTCCAGCCCCCCAGCAGGGGTCAGTGAGTAACAGGTCAAACTTGCTGTCTTTCAATTTTCTCATCAGCTCCTGCTCATCTAGCACTGCTGATACAAATTCACCCACAATTCTGTGAACATcaataaacaaactgaacattccTACAGTCATGTGGAGAAAACTCGATAAAGGAAGGGCCCCTCTTTCAAATTCAATGTAATCAGAAAATAACTTTGTGTTTAACACCTTATCCAAGTACCTGTCCATTTGAACTGTGTAGGCAGTGTAATAAGAGGAGTTGTCCTTAATGTACCAGCTTTTGTTGGAGAGCACAATTGTTACATTGTGTCCTCTTGAGTGCAGAGCTTGAAGTAGAAAATCCATGTTTATCCAGTGGCTGCCTTCAGTCGGCATGACCAAGATGTTTCCACCTTGACAGACTCTGGGATCgaggaagagcagcagcaggaaagcactgcagcaaaacagcagCTTCATCTGCCATGAAAGCAATGAACAATTCATTCAACAATTCACTTTATACTTTACTGAATACCCCCATCACTCCATtgttgcaaaaacattttcaacctttttttccAACAGCTCAAAGTTTTATagttctttaaatattttacaacagTCATTCTTGTCCCTAAGCTTTAGCTGAGAAGACTTTGAGGTATTCCATGCGTATATAAATCAGGATTGTATAAAATCAGTGTTTTGGGCAAAAGTACAACATGTAACATAGTTTACTCCAGTTTACTGCCGCACAGTACCACTTTTAAGTTTTCCATTTGTTATGTTTCaaagtgtcattaaaaaaaCCCTGGACATAGAATATACTAGCAAATTCATAGTTACGTGTTTCTACTTACTGTAGTTTATCAAGGCTATTTTGTTATTCCACACAGCAGAGAACTTCAGTTGTTAG
This window encodes:
- the LOC137113474 gene encoding UDP-glucuronosyltransferase 2B15-like isoform X3; this translates as MRVDFAFEYPRPTMPNVVYMGGFQCTPAKPLPQDLEDFVQSSGEHGVIIMSMGTFVSELPADMTNEIAAAFAKLPQKVIWRHKGNRPATLGNNTLIVDWMPQNDLLGHPKTKLFVAHGGTNGVQEAVYHGVPVVGLPIFFDQYDNLLRLKERGGAKLLEIKTVDKDNNFLNAIQEVLIDPSYRLNMQRFSRLHRDQPIEPLNNALFWIEFVMRHKGAAHLKSQSYRLPWYSYYSVDVVLFLAAAVLFVFLIIFILVRCLYTAMCKPKLKRD
- the LOC137113474 gene encoding UDP-glucuronosyltransferase 2C1-like isoform X1, translating into MKLLFCCSAFLLLLFLDPRVCQGGNILVMPTEGSHWINMDFLLQALHSRGHNVTIVLSNKSWYIKDNSSYYTAYTVQMDRYLDKVLNTKLFSDYIEFERGALPLSSFLHMTVGMFSLFIDVHRIVGEFVSAVLDEQELMRKLKDSKFDLLLTDPCWGAGVILAKYLNLPLVYNVRWLIATEGHLAIAPSPISYIPITGSGNTDKMSFHQRVQNMVLHLITQSQNYLVGKLVYQPISDKYLGPNYDFNELILDAEIWLMRVDFAFEYPRPTMPNVVYMGGFQCTPAKPLPQDLEDFVQSSGEHGVIIMSMGTFVSELPADMTNEIAAAFAKLPQKVIWRHKGNRPATLGNNTLIVDWMPQNDLLGHPKTKLFVAHGGTNGVQEAVYHGVPVVGLPIFFDQYDNLLRLKERGGAKLLEIKTVDKDNNFLNAIQEVLIDPSYRLNMQRFSRLHRDQPIEPLNNALFWIEFVMRHKGAAHLKSQSYRLPWYSYYSVDVVLFLAAAVLFVFLIIFILVRCLYTAMCKPKLKRD
- the LOC137113474 gene encoding UDP-glucuronosyltransferase 2B14-like isoform X2 codes for the protein MSFHQRVQNMVLHLITQSQNYLVGKLVYQPISDKYLGPNYDFNELILDAEIWLMRVDFAFEYPRPTMPNVVYMGGFQCTPAKPLPQDLEDFVQSSGEHGVIIMSMGTFVSELPADMTNEIAAAFAKLPQKVIWRHKGNRPATLGNNTLIVDWMPQNDLLGHPKTKLFVAHGGTNGVQEAVYHGVPVVGLPIFFDQYDNLLRLKERGGAKLLEIKTVDKDNNFLNAIQEVLIDPSYRLNMQRFSRLHRDQPIEPLNNALFWIEFVMRHKGAAHLKSQSYRLPWYSYYSVDVVLFLAAAVLFVFLIIFILVRCLYTAMCKPKLKRD